The Coffea arabica cultivar ET-39 chromosome 3c, Coffea Arabica ET-39 HiFi, whole genome shotgun sequence genome contains a region encoding:
- the LOC113734559 gene encoding glycine-rich protein-like, whose product MGSKAILFLCLLAVVLMIALEVTARDLAENNKLFIQELILSFFNKLIPTKYRSNAAEKSTNGLEESKYPGGGYGGNPGGGYGGYPDGGYGGGRGGYGGGRCHYGCCGRGYYGCRCCTYAGEAVDAKPETEPQN is encoded by the exons atgggtTCCAAGGCAATTCTCTTCCTATGCCTTTTGGCGGTAGTTCTGATGATTGCTTTAGAGGTGACAGCCAGGGATTTGGCCGAAAATAATAAGTTATTCATTCAAGAActtattctttcctttttcaacaAGCTTATACCTACAAAATATAGAT CCAATGCTGCAGAGAAGAGTACTAATGGCCTGGAAGAATCCAAATACCCTGGTGGTGGATATGGAGGGAACCCTGGAGGTGGATATGGGGGTTACCCAGATGGTGGTTATGGTGGCGGCCGTGGTGGCTATGGTGGCGGCAGATGCCACTATGGTTGCTGTGGCCGAGGTTATTATGGCTGCAGGTGCTGTACATATGCTGGTGAGGCTGTGGATGCTAAGCCAGAAACTGAACCGCAAAACTAA